The following proteins come from a genomic window of Macadamia integrifolia cultivar HAES 741 unplaced genomic scaffold, SCU_Mint_v3 scaffold2435, whole genome shotgun sequence:
- the LOC122066521 gene encoding DNA (cytosine-5)-methyltransferase DRM2-like produces the protein MFLTLHVFWEDWNDSSKSSDSVQWIGEDEDEVNSNIVPFPSSSNFNTHEASTSAGPHSSLFSYFVGMGFSKNMVIKAIKENGEGNTNAILETLLTYSMIEKSPP, from the exons ATGTTTTTAACACTTCATGTGTTTTGGGAG gaCTGGAACGACAGCAGTAAATCAAGTGACAGTGTCCAATGGAttggtgaagatgaagatgaagtcAACTCTAACATTGTTCCTTTCCCTTCATCTTCAAATTTTAATACTCATGAG GCAAGTACATCTGCAGGGCCTCACTCAAGTTTGTTCTCTTATTTTGTTGGAATGGGCTTCTCTAAAAACATGGTTATTAAAGCAATCAAGGAGAATG GAGAAGGAAACACGAATGCTATACTAGAAACTCTTCTGACATACTCG ATGATTGAAAAATCTCCTCCTTAA